A single genomic interval of Terriglobus albidus harbors:
- a CDS encoding ThuA domain-containing protein, with protein MKPRTLVVLFVLCLFGSLAHARTTDGRTKIVLIAGTKSHGPGAHEYLKSARLLKVMLDRSPSLRNVFTEVYYDGWPMDQSALETADTIVFLSDGMQWSPWSWSPERIAFIQRQIERGCGFMTFHFATYIPYQFATQALHWNGGYVDYDGPTHPTPYFTQKTLTTEIAFPSPTHPALRGVHPFQIREEFYYKPTFVDGMTGITPLLRATGLPADPKVYPGPLATPLEQTFFWAYDRPKKHGGKVQGRSIGATFGHYYANWQMDDYRKVVVNAICWTAHLPIPKDGIATTWVDDQAVDQALGTTPAPSLSPLEPTRPPLDPAYTKK; from the coding sequence ATGAAGCCTCGCACTCTCGTTGTGCTATTTGTGCTCTGCCTTTTTGGCTCGCTGGCGCATGCCCGCACTACCGACGGCCGCACGAAGATCGTCCTGATTGCCGGCACCAAATCCCACGGCCCCGGCGCGCACGAGTACCTCAAATCCGCACGGCTGCTCAAAGTCATGCTTGATCGCTCCCCTAGCCTGCGGAACGTCTTCACCGAGGTCTATTACGACGGCTGGCCAATGGACCAGAGCGCGCTTGAAACCGCCGATACCATCGTCTTCTTGAGCGACGGCATGCAGTGGTCCCCCTGGTCCTGGTCGCCGGAACGGATTGCCTTCATACAACGGCAGATCGAGCGCGGCTGTGGCTTCATGACCTTCCACTTTGCTACCTATATTCCCTATCAGTTCGCTACGCAGGCGCTCCATTGGAACGGTGGCTACGTGGACTACGACGGCCCCACCCATCCCACTCCCTATTTCACGCAGAAGACACTGACCACGGAGATCGCCTTTCCCAGCCCCACCCATCCGGCGCTGCGCGGCGTTCATCCGTTCCAGATTCGTGAAGAGTTCTACTACAAGCCCACCTTCGTCGATGGCATGACCGGCATCACTCCCCTGCTGCGTGCAACCGGCCTTCCCGCCGATCCCAAGGTCTACCCCGGTCCGCTTGCTACGCCTCTGGAACAGACCTTCTTCTGGGCATACGATCGTCCCAAAAAGCATGGCGGCAAGGTTCAGGGACGTAGCATCGGCGCAACCTTTGGCCACTACTACGCCAACTGGCAGATGGATGACTACCGCAAGGTAGTGGTCAATGCCATCTGTTGGACCGCACATCTTCCCATCCCAAAAGACGGCATTGCAACGACCTGGGTCGACGATCAGGCTGTCGACCAGGCCCTTGGGACCACTCCTGCACCGAGCCTATCGCCGCTCGAACCGACTCGTCCGCCACTCGATCCTGCCTACACCAAGAAGTAA
- a CDS encoding PQQ-dependent sugar dehydrogenase, with amino-acid sequence MKQLVFAGVSLALAASHAMGQINAGDQKPEASVPFNMVQVTTLDLPWRIAFLPDGRMLITEKTGALWLVTQQGAKMQVSNAPAVLYGGQGGMLGVYTSPHYAKDHSVYLTYSEPGDGGSSLALARAQLKCSQDAASLEDLKVIWRDGERGKGGQFGAQIAFSPDKKYLYLTVGDRQRMTPAQDPNQPLGKILRLTLDGKPAPGNPMAGKPGAASVPVINPPEDTEAAKTAPVVNTYTFPGPNLTQSETWSVGHRTPYGLAFAPDGKLWEVEHGPRGGDELNLIQPGKNYGWPLVSYAVNYNGVPIPSPDTRSDLTKPVIYWTPIIAPGNLMFYTGSMFPQWKGSALISALAGKSLVRITFDGKGGAKPAERWDVGHRIRDVEQAPDGALWMLEDARGGGVYRVTPK; translated from the coding sequence ATGAAACAGTTAGTGTTCGCGGGAGTTTCTCTCGCGCTGGCGGCGTCCCATGCCATGGGACAGATCAATGCAGGCGACCAGAAGCCTGAGGCGAGTGTGCCGTTCAACATGGTTCAGGTAACAACGCTCGATCTACCGTGGCGGATCGCGTTCCTCCCTGACGGGCGGATGCTGATTACCGAGAAGACCGGAGCTCTGTGGCTGGTCACGCAACAGGGCGCCAAGATGCAGGTTTCGAATGCTCCTGCAGTTCTTTATGGCGGACAGGGCGGCATGCTGGGTGTGTATACCTCGCCACACTACGCCAAAGACCATAGCGTCTACCTCACCTATTCTGAGCCGGGCGATGGTGGTTCGAGCCTGGCGCTCGCGCGTGCACAACTGAAGTGCAGTCAGGATGCGGCGAGCCTTGAAGATCTGAAGGTGATCTGGCGTGATGGCGAGCGAGGCAAGGGAGGCCAGTTTGGCGCCCAGATTGCGTTCTCTCCGGATAAGAAATATCTCTATCTCACTGTTGGCGACCGTCAGCGTATGACACCGGCACAGGATCCGAATCAGCCGCTCGGCAAGATCCTCCGCCTGACTCTTGATGGCAAGCCTGCTCCCGGCAATCCGATGGCTGGAAAGCCGGGCGCGGCCAGCGTGCCTGTGATCAATCCGCCTGAGGATACAGAGGCCGCGAAGACCGCTCCCGTGGTAAACACCTACACCTTTCCCGGTCCGAACCTGACACAGTCGGAGACCTGGAGCGTTGGCCACCGTACCCCCTATGGCCTTGCGTTTGCGCCCGATGGCAAGCTGTGGGAGGTGGAGCATGGTCCGCGTGGCGGCGATGAGCTGAACCTGATCCAACCCGGCAAGAACTATGGCTGGCCGCTGGTCTCCTATGCGGTGAACTATAACGGCGTGCCTATCCCCAGCCCGGACACCCGCTCTGACCTGACCAAGCCTGTTATCTACTGGACGCCGATCATCGCGCCCGGAAACCTGATGTTCTACACCGGCTCGATGTTCCCGCAGTGGAAGGGGTCAGCCCTGATCAGCGCACTGGCAGGGAAGTCGTTGGTCCGTATCACCTTCGACGGCAAGGGCGGAGCCAAGCCCGCCGAGCGCTGGGATGTGGGTCACCGCATCCGCGACGTGGAGCAGGCTCCTGACGGCGCACTGTGGATGCTGGAAGACGCCAGAGGTGGTGGTGTCTACCGTGTGACGCCGAAGTAG